One Glycine max cultivar Williams 82 chromosome 6, Glycine_max_v4.0, whole genome shotgun sequence DNA segment encodes these proteins:
- the LOC100797489 gene encoding methylenetetrahydrofolate reductase 2 isoform X2 gives MLSTPSSPMASKMCLHFEVIHRMVRTNSSRSKAALPVHATWCNISELNMVTTLALQSLVIQVDAGADLIVTQLFYDTDIFLKFVNDCRQIGITCPIVPGIMPINNYKGFIRMTGFCKTKIPADIMAALEPIKDNEEAVKAYGIHLGTEMCKKILAHGINTLHLYTLNMEKSALAILMNLGLIEETKVSRSLPWRRPANVFRVKEDVRPIFWANRPKSYISRTIGWDQYPHGRWGDSCNPSYGALSDYQFMRPRARDKKLVEEWAVPLKSIEDIYERFRLYCLGKLRSNPWSELDGLQPETKIINELLEKINTKGFLTINSQPAVNGEKSDSPTVGWGGPGGYVYQKAYVEFFCSKEKLDALVDKCKDRTSLTYMAVNKDGSWKSNVGQTDVNAVTWGVFPAKEIIQPTIVDPVSFNVWKDEAFEIWSRGWASLYPEGDASRKLVEEVGGSYFLVSLVDNDYINGDLFTVFADF, from the exons GTGCAACATATCAGAGCTAAATATGGTGACTACTTTGGCATTACAGTCGCTGGTTATCCAG GTTGATGCTGGAGCAGATCTGATTGTCACTCAGTTATTTTATGATACGGATATATTCCTCAAATTTGTGAACGACTGTCGCCAAATTGGAATAACGTGCCCTATTGTACCTGGAATTATGCCCATTAATAATTACAAGGGCTTTATCCGCATGACTGGGTTTTGCAAAACAAag ATACCAGCTGACATTATGGCTGCTTTAGAGCCTATCAAGGACAACGAAGAAGCTGTCAAGGCTTATGGAATTCACCTGGGAACTGAAATGTGCAAAAAGATTTTAGCTCATGGAATTAATACATTGCATCTTTATACACTAAATATGGAGAAATCGGCATTAGCGATACTAATG AACCTTGGCCTAATTGAAGAGACCAAAGTTTCTAGGTCCTTACCTTGGAGACGCCCTGCAAATGTTTTCCGTGTTAAAGAAGATGTCCGTCCAATCTTTTG GGCAAATCGTCCAAAAAGCTACATATCAAGGACAATAGGATGGGATCAATACCCACACGGGCGTTGGGGTGATTCCTGTAATCCATCATATGGTGCATTATCTGATTATCAG TTCATGCGGCCACGTGCACGGGACAAGAAGCTTGTTGAAGAATGGGCAGTTCCCTTGAAAAGCATTGAAGATATATATGAG AGGTTTAGACTGTATTGTCTTGGAAAGTTGAGAAGCAATCCTTGGTCAGAACTAGATGGTCTTCAGCCAGAGACAAAGATAATAAATGAGCTGCTGGAAAAGATTAACACAAAGGGCTTCCTCACCATCAATAGCCAGCCAGCTGTCAATGGGGAAAAGTCAGATTCTCCTACTGTTG GCTGGGGTGGACCAGGCGGGTATGTTTACCAGAAGGCATATGTAGAGTTCTTCTGCTCTAAGGAAAAGCTGGATGCACTTGTTGATAAATGCAAGGATCGAACATCTTTAACTTATATGGCTGTGAATAAAGACGGGAGCTGGAAATCTAATGTGGGTCAAACTGATGTTAATGCTGTGACATGGGGTGTCTTCCCAGCTAAGGAGATAATTCAACCAACCATTGTTGATCCTGTCAGCTTCAATGTATGGAAGGATGAGGCATTTGAAATTTGGTCAAGAGGATGGGCAAGCTTGTACCCTGAGGGTGATGCATCCAGGAAATTGGTTGAAGAG GTTGGGGGCAGCTACTTCTTGGTGAGTTTGGTCGACAATGATTACATCAATGGTGATCTTTTCACCGTCTTTGCAGATTTCTGA